One Paenibacillus sp. FSL W8-0186 genomic window carries:
- a CDS encoding N-acetylmuramoyl-L-alanine amidase, giving the protein MKTVWIDAGHGGKDPGATGNGLKEKDITLQLSLAIKRRLESQYEGVKVLLSRSSDADMTLKERTDKANQASADILISVHCNAGGGAGGFESYCYTAASAASRSLQDVLHNAVMTELKPYGVNDRGEKTKNLHMVRESKMPAVLTENLFVDVVNDANKLKQQEVIEVIAQGHVRGVAQFLGLKPKGVKQQQEPADSGAKQTWKESGREWLITHAGISPDWKATDLIDIGTLGTILSRLQK; this is encoded by the coding sequence ATGAAAACGGTATGGATTGACGCAGGCCACGGAGGTAAAGATCCGGGGGCAACAGGAAATGGATTGAAAGAAAAGGACATTACCCTCCAATTATCTCTAGCCATTAAACGGCGGCTCGAATCGCAATATGAGGGTGTTAAGGTGCTGCTCTCCCGCAGTTCGGATGCCGATATGACTTTAAAAGAACGCACCGACAAAGCCAATCAGGCGAGTGCCGATATTCTTATCTCCGTTCACTGTAACGCCGGGGGTGGGGCGGGAGGCTTCGAATCGTACTGCTATACTGCGGCATCCGCGGCTTCTAGGTCCTTGCAGGACGTTTTGCATAACGCCGTCATGACGGAGCTCAAGCCTTACGGCGTCAACGACAGGGGGGAGAAAACGAAGAACCTCCATATGGTTAGAGAGAGCAAAATGCCTGCGGTGCTGACGGAGAATTTGTTTGTTGATGTAGTTAACGATGCGAACAAGCTGAAGCAGCAGGAGGTTATTGAAGTAATTGCGCAAGGGCATGTGCGCGGCGTGGCCCAGTTCCTCGGATTGAAGCCGAAAGGGGTAAAACAACAACAGGAACCCGCCGATTCAGGGGCAAAACAGACTTGGAAAGAGAGTGGTCGCGAATGGCTTATTACGCACGCTGGAATTAGTCCGGACTGGAAAGCAACCGACCTGATTGATATCGGAACGCTTGGCACGATCCTCAGCAGATTACAGAAGTAA
- a CDS encoding phage holin family protein: MDWNAIFDLIHPYLFGVVAVCWVIGYILKKTPKVPDWSIIYIVTVVSVLLTIWLLGWGPDSLIQGILTGAFAVYGNQFVKQALKGADDHENGMD; this comes from the coding sequence ATGGACTGGAACGCTATTTTTGATCTCATTCATCCGTATTTATTCGGAGTTGTGGCGGTGTGTTGGGTGATTGGCTATATCCTCAAAAAGACGCCCAAGGTTCCCGATTGGAGCATCATCTATATTGTTACCGTCGTATCAGTACTGCTGACTATTTGGCTGCTCGGCTGGGGACCGGATTCACTGATTCAGGGCATTCTTACCGGGGCGTTTGCAGTGTACGGCAATCAGTTTGTGAAGCAAGCATTGAAAGGGGCGGATGATCATGAAAACGGTATGGATTGA
- a CDS encoding YmfQ family protein has translation MNAQIMTSPRGRELFSYLPGYYETSRVIRGDMNAKGAELDLLYQALDETLEQFFVKTATWGLNRWEQELGIETDLAKPLAQRRAVVESKLRGAGQFTGRLVKNVAEAYDGGTVDVSFQPDEWSITVKFIDTIGVPPNLDDLKAVIEELKPAHLAVEYEFSYLLIQDIHAVITLGELEQVPLSKFAGGGSVGK, from the coding sequence ATGAATGCTCAAATAATGACAAGCCCGAGAGGGCGCGAGCTATTTTCGTACCTACCGGGTTATTATGAAACCTCCCGCGTCATACGAGGGGATATGAATGCAAAAGGTGCAGAATTGGATCTGCTGTACCAGGCGCTCGATGAGACATTGGAGCAATTTTTCGTCAAGACGGCCACCTGGGGGCTGAACCGCTGGGAGCAGGAACTGGGGATTGAAACAGACCTGGCCAAGCCACTGGCACAGCGGCGCGCCGTCGTGGAGTCAAAGCTGCGAGGCGCTGGGCAATTTACGGGACGGCTGGTCAAAAATGTCGCCGAAGCATACGACGGCGGTACGGTCGATGTATCCTTTCAGCCGGATGAATGGAGCATCACGGTGAAGTTTATTGATACAATCGGCGTTCCACCGAATCTGGATGATCTCAAAGCTGTTATCGAAGAACTTAAACCGGCTCATCTGGCGGTCGAGTACGAATTCAGCTATTTGCTGATTCAAGACATCCATGCCGTCATAACGCTTGGCGAATTGGAGCAGGTGCCGCTATCAAAATTTGCAGGAGGTGGTTCAGTTGGCAAGTAA
- a CDS encoding baseplate J/gp47 family protein → MAGLPVYLQEQTEEQIMQRMLSRVPDDIDKSEGSFIWDAQAPVAFMLSEAALWARQVLEWGFASSSYGPYLDMRAAEHGVARRAATAATGQVRFTGTPGITVPAGTLVATPADEITGEASIEYATTAAVTLDDTGVALVGVRAVEPGRNGTVPAGVISVMSASVNGIVAVTNPEETRGGTDVESDESLLERFLNQVRSQGTSGNKAQYMKWAGEVPGVGGVQVHPLWNGAGTVGIYLLDADKRAANEDIVAAAQQYIDPTQDGQGEGMAPAGPVVTVMAAEEVPIHISVKLTLADGATLAEVKALIEKGVQAYLKQLAFADPLVRVTRIASVLLDIPPIIDYSDLTVNGNADTNIQIQPGQVAVLGTVVVNA, encoded by the coding sequence ATGGCAGGATTGCCAGTATATTTGCAAGAACAGACGGAAGAACAGATTATGCAGCGAATGCTAAGCCGGGTGCCTGATGATATCGACAAATCAGAGGGCTCGTTTATTTGGGATGCGCAGGCTCCTGTGGCTTTTATGCTGTCGGAGGCCGCGCTTTGGGCCAGGCAGGTGCTGGAATGGGGCTTTGCCAGCTCGTCCTATGGGCCATACCTGGATATGCGAGCGGCAGAGCATGGCGTTGCGCGGCGTGCAGCGACGGCGGCTACCGGACAGGTTCGGTTTACCGGAACGCCAGGCATAACGGTGCCTGCGGGCACGCTGGTAGCTACTCCGGCCGACGAAATTACGGGGGAAGCTTCTATTGAATACGCGACGACGGCAGCCGTGACGCTGGATGACACAGGTGTGGCATTAGTAGGCGTTCGTGCCGTAGAACCAGGCCGCAATGGCACGGTTCCTGCGGGTGTGATTAGCGTAATGTCTGCCTCGGTGAACGGGATTGTGGCCGTGACGAACCCTGAGGAGACGCGGGGCGGCACGGATGTAGAATCGGATGAGTCGCTGCTGGAGCGTTTTTTGAATCAGGTGCGAAGCCAGGGGACAAGCGGGAACAAAGCCCAATATATGAAATGGGCCGGAGAGGTGCCGGGCGTTGGCGGCGTACAGGTTCATCCGTTATGGAACGGAGCGGGAACGGTCGGCATTTATTTGCTTGATGCGGACAAACGCGCGGCCAACGAGGATATCGTTGCGGCTGCCCAGCAGTATATCGACCCGACACAGGACGGGCAAGGGGAAGGCATGGCCCCGGCCGGACCGGTTGTGACCGTGATGGCGGCTGAGGAAGTGCCGATTCATATCAGCGTTAAGCTGACCTTGGCGGATGGCGCTACCTTGGCCGAAGTAAAGGCACTGATCGAAAAGGGAGTGCAGGCATATTTGAAGCAGCTGGCTTTTGCCGATCCGCTCGTGCGGGTAACGCGTATTGCCTCAGTTCTGCTGGATATTCCACCGATTATTGATTACTCCGATCTAACGGTGAATGGTAACGCGGATACGAACATTCAGATTCAGCCCGGTCAGGTCGCCGTGTTGGGGACGGTGGTAGTGAATGCGTAA
- a CDS encoding DUF2634 domain-containing protein, whose product MANLFPAEQEWDAGSGAAGSDELNVLEEQSAGTGGMFGRSWLFDFEAGEFRMTPTRKIVSANETAAWMMWCEKAVRTARYHHLIYSRDYGQEYEGLIGRGMSRGALESEIQRMTTEALMIDPRTARVDQFSFRWSGDACSFSCRVMNVRDETAVLEGSVTV is encoded by the coding sequence ATGGCTAATTTATTTCCAGCGGAGCAGGAATGGGACGCTGGCTCGGGCGCGGCTGGGTCAGATGAACTGAACGTACTGGAGGAGCAGAGTGCGGGAACTGGGGGAATGTTTGGGCGGAGCTGGCTGTTTGATTTTGAGGCAGGCGAGTTCCGGATGACCCCTACGCGAAAAATAGTGTCCGCCAACGAGACCGCAGCCTGGATGATGTGGTGTGAAAAAGCCGTGCGAACGGCAAGGTATCATCACTTGATTTATTCCCGCGATTACGGGCAGGAATACGAAGGCCTGATCGGCCGGGGGATGAGCCGCGGGGCGCTGGAATCGGAAATTCAGCGCATGACAACGGAGGCATTGATGATAGATCCGCGTACGGCGCGGGTGGATCAGTTTTCTTTTCGCTGGTCTGGGGATGCCTGCTCGTTCTCCTGCCGCGTGATGAATGTAAGAGATGAGACTGCGGTCTTGGAAGGGAGTGTGACCGTGTAA
- a CDS encoding phage portal protein yields MSYEVVLEDKHYLRELIESVSLTDSLDQISYEARINLRLPESGLAIAPGQTIRVSGVPFGGKEMVYLLNPGVVWECISSNRGSKSLSLVVYDRTIYLAKSEDEYLFSSGGTASQRLKKYAQDWQIKLASIPDTGKALSKATYRSQPIYNMIVTDLRETVKLGGDAYMPRMTPAGLELFKIGSNKTVWKLEALEGIDQHRTLEGTVTKVKVIGSTDSSKPASPRTGSDMNKADPPSQFLAVETGEVSKFGTLQRIVQDEDVKTPAEAKKLAKSMLTGLQETFTVNGLDINTLRAGDKVELNGLELIVMSISHELGDPGRMSLELGSYDYVKRRYYLNHG; encoded by the coding sequence ATGAGTTATGAGGTGGTTCTGGAGGATAAGCATTATTTGCGGGAGTTGATCGAGAGTGTCTCCTTAACCGATTCGCTGGATCAAATTTCGTATGAGGCACGCATCAATCTGCGGTTGCCTGAATCTGGACTGGCCATTGCTCCGGGGCAGACGATTCGCGTAAGCGGCGTGCCCTTTGGAGGCAAGGAAATGGTCTATCTGCTGAATCCCGGCGTGGTGTGGGAATGCATCAGCAGCAATCGCGGCAGCAAAAGCCTCAGCCTTGTGGTGTATGACCGGACCATTTACCTCGCGAAATCGGAGGATGAGTACTTGTTCTCTTCGGGAGGAACAGCAAGCCAGAGGCTCAAGAAATACGCACAGGATTGGCAAATCAAGCTTGCATCCATTCCGGATACAGGGAAGGCGTTAAGCAAGGCGACATACCGCTCCCAACCGATCTATAACATGATCGTAACGGACTTAAGGGAGACCGTAAAGCTTGGCGGGGATGCTTACATGCCGCGGATGACGCCTGCGGGTCTCGAACTGTTCAAAATCGGCAGCAACAAAACCGTATGGAAGCTTGAAGCTCTGGAGGGCATCGACCAGCATCGGACCTTGGAGGGAACGGTTACTAAGGTCAAAGTGATTGGCAGCACCGATAGCAGCAAACCAGCGAGTCCGAGAACCGGCAGCGATATGAACAAAGCCGATCCCCCATCGCAATTTTTGGCGGTAGAGACGGGAGAAGTCAGTAAATTCGGGACTTTGCAGCGGATTGTTCAGGACGAGGATGTAAAGACGCCGGCGGAGGCCAAAAAATTGGCCAAAAGCATGCTGACCGGCCTTCAGGAGACCTTCACCGTAAACGGGCTCGACATTAACACGCTGCGGGCTGGTGATAAGGTGGAGCTAAACGGCCTGGAGCTGATCGTCATGTCCATATCGCATGAGCTGGGCGATCCGGGACGGATGTCGCTGGAGCTGGGGTCCTACGACTACGTGAAAAGGAGGTATTATCTCAACCATGGCTGA
- a CDS encoding LysM peptidoglycan-binding domain-containing protein, with protein sequence MEIRLIDEAAGTDFVFPVNPEEVRITRGKGYETLNMLSYGEFDMATAERVREITFSSFFPARWGDHEMQPAPKEAMHLLTEMMNSKRPVRLIIENLVNLLVFITVHDTTFKGGEPDDIYFDLTARMWRQPKVHSKAGSAASSGDSGGGSNRPDLKKTPKAYTVKSGDSLSKIAKLELGDSSKWSAIYNLNKKVIGPNPNLIKPGQKLVMP encoded by the coding sequence GTGGAAATTAGGTTAATAGATGAAGCCGCAGGCACAGATTTCGTGTTCCCCGTCAACCCGGAAGAGGTGAGGATCACTCGGGGCAAAGGCTACGAGACCTTGAATATGCTATCTTACGGGGAATTTGATATGGCAACGGCAGAGAGGGTGAGGGAAATCACCTTCTCTTCTTTTTTTCCCGCACGGTGGGGAGATCACGAGATGCAGCCTGCGCCAAAGGAAGCCATGCACCTGCTGACGGAGATGATGAACAGCAAGCGCCCCGTTCGACTGATCATTGAGAATTTGGTGAACTTGCTCGTCTTTATCACGGTACATGACACTACGTTTAAGGGCGGGGAGCCCGACGACATTTACTTCGACCTGACGGCCCGGATGTGGAGGCAGCCAAAGGTTCATTCGAAGGCAGGGAGTGCTGCAAGCAGTGGGGATAGCGGTGGTGGATCGAATCGTCCTGATTTGAAAAAAACACCAAAAGCCTACACCGTCAAGTCCGGCGACAGCCTCTCCAAAATTGCCAAGCTGGAGCTCGGTGACAGCTCAAAATGGTCGGCCATTTACAATTTGAACAAAAAAGTGATCGGCCCTAATCCCAATTTGATCAAACCAGGGCAGAAGCTGGTGATGCCGTGA